One Lacipirellulaceae bacterium DNA window includes the following coding sequences:
- a CDS encoding enoyl-CoA hydratase/isomerase family protein, which produces MSNSIKVSTSGHTGTIVIDGEDERNFLSAAMVGQLEEALDDLYYTKAVRALVLTGSGNHFCSGLQPQPNQEALSPEDQVKQWGEEAGQLRDLLVRVMEITKPVIAAVNGPALSAGAALVTAADCVVAGKSATFGVPDTRMGLVGGLATTLVSFRLGAGNAARLALTAGEIDATEGHRLGLFHEVVEDDQTWARANALAGEIAGSAPEAIQLTKRLINETLGETLSTQLSAAAVIDATARTTEAAAEGIAAQLEGRKPEWK; this is translated from the coding sequence ATGAGCAACTCGATCAAGGTAAGCACTTCAGGCCATACGGGTACCATTGTCATTGATGGCGAGGACGAGCGAAACTTCCTCTCCGCTGCAATGGTAGGCCAACTCGAAGAAGCTTTGGACGATCTTTACTACACAAAGGCAGTCCGCGCGCTGGTACTCACCGGCAGCGGCAACCACTTTTGCTCAGGTCTGCAGCCCCAGCCGAATCAAGAAGCGTTATCCCCCGAGGATCAAGTGAAGCAGTGGGGCGAGGAGGCCGGCCAGTTGCGTGATTTGCTAGTCCGAGTCATGGAAATCACCAAGCCCGTAATCGCTGCCGTCAACGGCCCAGCCCTTTCCGCAGGGGCAGCGTTGGTTACCGCGGCTGACTGCGTGGTTGCCGGAAAAAGTGCCACGTTTGGTGTTCCTGATACGCGGATGGGCTTGGTGGGCGGGTTGGCGACAACACTCGTCTCGTTCCGACTCGGTGCTGGAAATGCCGCCCGCTTAGCACTCACCGCAGGAGAAATCGACGCCACCGAAGGCCATCGCCTCGGCTTGTTTCACGAAGTGGTCGAAGACGATCAAACCTGGGCCCGCGCGAACGCCCTAGCCGGCGAGATTGCAGGCTCGGCCCCCGAAGCCATTCAACTAACCAAACGGCTGATCAACGAAACACTCGGCGAAACGCTCTCGACCCAACTCTCCGCGGCAGCCGTCATCGACGCGACGGCAAGAACCACTGAGGCAGCAGCGGAGGGGATTGCTGCTCAACTGGAGGGGCGTAAGCCGGAGTGGAAGTAG
- the lysS gene encoding lysine--tRNA ligase codes for MSDDSSTATISNEAGPPAEDLSTLEANRRAKLAKIEELGHDPWGSRFDDRSLIGEIRTRAGEIVYKVPSEDGGETVHELPPLESEEDRKNFRQWKADQGRGELVGPKVRAAGRIVLHRDKGKLHFIDIRDLTGDLQVMVGMKQVGDDWELAQQFDLGDLIGVDGTLIRSNTGELSILAEKLHFMAKSIAPPPDKHSGLQDPELRQRQRYLDLIHTDGVLPRFLDRTRIVASIRQTLGSQGFVEVEGPTLHGIAGGAAAKPFQTHHNALDIDLNLRIALELHLKRLLVGGIERVYELGRVYRNEGISQKHNPEFTMLEVYQAYGNYESMMDLTEACIVNAIEAIQPEGEANYCLPWGETTIDFKPPFARMTYNQLFAQHAGVDPNDEKAVAELAQSIGIPTADRHPDVIKNDVFEEKVEDALVGPVFVTDYPASICPLTKRKRDDPGIAERFELFIQGMEVANAYTELNDPDLQEELFKTQLSGLSEEDSMAKMDHDFIRALRHGMPPAGGLGIGIDRLVMLLTGTQSIRDVILFPLLRPEK; via the coding sequence ATGTCCGACGATTCCTCCACCGCAACGATTTCCAACGAAGCTGGCCCGCCCGCCGAAGACCTTTCGACTTTGGAGGCCAATCGCCGCGCGAAACTGGCCAAGATTGAAGAGTTAGGCCACGATCCTTGGGGTAGCCGCTTCGATGACCGTTCCTTAATTGGCGAGATTCGTACCCGTGCTGGAGAGATCGTCTACAAGGTGCCCAGCGAAGATGGCGGGGAGACTGTTCATGAGCTTCCGCCGTTGGAGAGTGAAGAAGACCGTAAGAACTTCCGTCAGTGGAAAGCGGATCAAGGACGAGGCGAGTTGGTTGGCCCGAAGGTCCGTGCTGCGGGCCGGATTGTGCTGCATCGTGACAAGGGGAAGCTGCACTTCATTGACATTCGCGACCTCACGGGTGACCTGCAGGTCATGGTCGGCATGAAGCAGGTGGGCGACGATTGGGAACTGGCCCAGCAATTCGATCTGGGCGATCTGATTGGTGTCGACGGAACACTGATCCGCAGCAACACGGGCGAGCTTTCGATTCTTGCCGAGAAGCTGCACTTCATGGCGAAGTCGATCGCTCCGCCACCTGACAAGCACAGCGGCCTGCAAGATCCCGAGTTGCGTCAGCGACAACGCTACCTCGATTTGATCCATACCGACGGGGTGCTGCCGCGATTTTTGGATAGGACGCGGATTGTCGCTTCGATTCGTCAGACGCTTGGCTCGCAAGGGTTTGTCGAGGTCGAAGGCCCCACGCTCCACGGCATTGCTGGTGGCGCGGCGGCGAAGCCGTTTCAGACGCATCACAATGCATTGGACATAGATCTGAATCTGCGGATCGCGTTGGAGCTTCACCTCAAGCGGCTCCTTGTTGGGGGCATCGAGCGCGTTTACGAACTAGGCCGCGTCTATCGGAACGAGGGAATCAGCCAGAAGCACAATCCTGAGTTCACGATGCTTGAGGTCTACCAGGCCTACGGCAATTACGAGTCGATGATGGACCTGACCGAGGCGTGCATCGTGAACGCTATCGAAGCGATTCAGCCCGAGGGCGAAGCGAATTACTGCTTGCCGTGGGGCGAGACAACCATCGACTTCAAGCCGCCATTTGCGCGGATGACTTACAACCAGTTGTTCGCCCAACACGCAGGTGTCGATCCGAACGACGAAAAGGCAGTCGCGGAGTTGGCCCAATCGATTGGCATCCCAACCGCGGATCGTCACCCTGACGTGATCAAGAACGATGTGTTCGAAGAGAAGGTCGAGGATGCGCTCGTGGGCCCCGTGTTCGTCACCGACTACCCGGCGAGCATCTGCCCGCTGACCAAGCGGAAGCGGGACGATCCGGGCATTGCCGAACGGTTCGAGCTATTCATCCAAGGCATGGAGGTCGCCAATGCCTACACGGAGCTGAACGACCCCGACCTGCAAGAAGAACTGTTTAAGACGCAGCTCTCTGGACTGAGCGAAGAAGATTCGATGGCCAAGATGGACCACGATTTCATCCGCGCCCTCCGCCACGGCATGCCCCCGGCGGGCGGTTTGGGGATTGGGATTGATCGCTTGGTGATGCTGCTCACGGGGACACAATCGATTCGTGATGTGATTCTGTTCCCGCTGTTGCGACCGGAGAAATAA
- a CDS encoding terpene cyclase/mutase family protein encodes MTPSPPNTPPAELPPQTKESGGTLENGVPRASHVEVTLPPLFSNELSEEKQHESQSPSVGRFIGRSSAWLVSAAIHLLIALALSALFFQLRKSEPLELTALSSVEIDESPDFLIDESSDLSAGMDLPGSPDLTIGSTESVAAELVTVPQVEAVEQVAVLPSMPSFNTAITSPLKLKGGGFDARRVGNRREAALAGGGTDASEAAVEAGLAWLAAHQWEDGSWRFDLEACPNCLGNCRDSGYFRSSTASTGLALLCFLGAGYTHQDGPYQDEVKSGLYYLSEVMAITSHGGDLRDRFMSNEVGRDPGILAAVDLVRGGGDNMYSHGIATLALTEGYGMTRDSELKGPAQEAVNFIVNAQYEDGGWRYSPGFETPSRGDTTVSGWQVMALKSATLGGLKVPYETWLKIEGFLDSVQREDDKYRYRVGEKPTGSNTAIGLLCRMVTGWPLSRPHLRKGVAKLGTERPDRNHMYFNYYASLVLHHAGGRGWTKWNPKMREYLIESQARRGHERGSWYFPEAHSTQGGRLYTTAMAIMTLEVYYRYMPLYREMALEAQ; translated from the coding sequence TTGACTCCTTCACCCCCAAATACGCCGCCAGCGGAATTGCCGCCCCAGACCAAGGAGTCGGGAGGCACTCTTGAGAATGGGGTTCCACGTGCCTCGCATGTCGAAGTCACGCTGCCGCCATTGTTCTCTAACGAGCTGAGTGAAGAGAAACAGCATGAGTCTCAATCACCGTCGGTTGGCCGTTTCATTGGCAGGAGTTCAGCCTGGCTGGTGAGCGCAGCGATCCATCTGCTGATCGCCCTGGCTCTCTCAGCATTGTTCTTTCAGCTTCGCAAGAGCGAGCCGTTGGAGTTGACGGCTCTGTCGAGCGTCGAAATTGACGAGTCGCCCGACTTTCTGATTGATGAGAGTAGCGACCTGAGCGCAGGCATGGATTTGCCAGGGTCGCCCGACCTGACGATTGGCTCCACCGAGAGCGTGGCGGCTGAATTGGTAACGGTGCCGCAAGTCGAGGCGGTTGAACAAGTCGCCGTGTTGCCCTCGATGCCTTCGTTCAACACGGCGATCACTTCTCCCTTGAAACTGAAGGGGGGCGGATTCGACGCCCGCAGGGTTGGCAATCGTCGCGAAGCGGCACTTGCTGGCGGAGGCACCGATGCTAGTGAGGCCGCGGTTGAAGCGGGACTTGCTTGGTTGGCCGCCCACCAATGGGAGGACGGTTCTTGGCGATTCGATCTTGAGGCTTGTCCGAACTGCTTGGGCAATTGTCGCGACTCGGGTTACTTCCGTTCGAGCACGGCATCGACAGGACTCGCGCTGCTTTGTTTTCTAGGAGCAGGTTACACCCATCAGGACGGGCCTTATCAGGACGAAGTGAAAAGCGGGTTGTATTATCTCTCCGAAGTGATGGCAATCACTTCGCACGGCGGAGATCTGCGCGATCGTTTTATGAGCAACGAGGTCGGACGCGACCCTGGTATTTTGGCGGCAGTCGATCTTGTGCGTGGGGGTGGCGACAACATGTACTCGCACGGCATCGCGACCCTGGCGTTGACCGAAGGCTATGGGATGACGCGCGATTCCGAGCTGAAAGGACCGGCGCAGGAAGCTGTGAATTTCATTGTGAACGCACAATACGAAGATGGTGGCTGGCGCTATTCACCAGGTTTCGAGACGCCCAGTCGTGGCGACACCACGGTTAGCGGCTGGCAAGTGATGGCGCTGAAAAGCGCGACGCTCGGCGGATTGAAGGTTCCCTATGAAACGTGGCTGAAGATCGAAGGTTTTCTCGATTCAGTCCAACGCGAGGATGATAAGTATCGCTATCGCGTTGGAGAAAAGCCGACGGGCAGCAACACGGCGATCGGTTTGCTCTGCCGCATGGTCACCGGCTGGCCGCTCAGCCGTCCGCACCTGCGGAAAGGCGTGGCGAAACTGGGCACCGAACGGCCCGATCGGAACCACATGTACTTCAACTACTACGCTTCGCTGGTACTTCATCATGCCGGGGGTCGTGGCTGGACGAAGTGGAACCCCAAGATGCGCGAGTACTTAATCGAGTCGCAAGCCCGGCGGGGACACGAGCGCGGGAGTTGGTACTTCCCCGAAGCGCATAGCACGCAAGGGGGACGGCTCTACACAACTGCGATGGCGATTATGACCCTTGAGGTCTATTACCGGTACATGCCGTTGTATCGGGAGATGGCGCTAGAGGCGCAGTAG
- a CDS encoding FtsX-like permease family protein, which translates to MYKLLLCWRYLRTRYIALICIVSVTLGVATMIVVNSVMAGFTHEMQARLNGMLGDVVIDARSMDGVADAKQHMETIRQTVGEEVVGMSPTVTVPSLLYFDVYGRDGTQQSVTRQVTLVGIDQETYAGVSEFGKYLQHPENRKQLDFQLREKGYDTIDSQAEDPAKAKPRKQMETAGWGYRRYKGMLEKQRAAIAAAKASTGSPAEQAGVFDPFAKQAAENGEEQGVDFDPETEQHAGIVLGIGITGIRLADGSDHFLALPGDDVKVSFPGVSKPPKAISELYTIVDYYESKMNEYDANFAFVPLRALQESRGLVDPTTGIGKFSSIQIKLKEGANAEAVRDRLREVFPAELYVVSTWRDKQGPLLAAVQMETAVLNVLLFMIIAVAGFGILAIFYMIVVEKTRDIGILKSLGASGSGVMGIFLTYGFSLGLVGAGAGFILGWLFVRYINEIADGLGKLTGTPVFDPSVYYFYKIPTIVQPFTVAWILIGAVLIAVTASILPARRAARLHPVKALRYE; encoded by the coding sequence ATGTACAAACTTCTGCTCTGCTGGCGATATCTTCGCACGCGTTATATTGCGTTGATCTGCATTGTGAGCGTGACGCTCGGCGTGGCGACGATGATTGTCGTTAACAGCGTCATGGCCGGTTTTACGCATGAGATGCAGGCACGGCTCAATGGCATGTTGGGCGACGTGGTGATTGACGCTCGTAGCATGGATGGCGTGGCGGATGCGAAGCAGCACATGGAGACCATTCGCCAAACGGTTGGCGAGGAAGTCGTCGGTATGTCGCCGACCGTTACGGTACCCTCGCTGCTGTACTTCGATGTCTATGGCCGGGATGGCACGCAGCAGAGTGTCACGCGACAGGTCACGCTCGTGGGAATCGATCAAGAAACCTACGCGGGGGTGAGCGAGTTCGGCAAGTACCTGCAGCATCCTGAGAATCGTAAGCAGCTTGATTTCCAGTTGCGCGAAAAAGGCTACGACACGATTGATTCCCAAGCGGAGGACCCTGCGAAAGCGAAGCCTCGTAAGCAGATGGAAACTGCCGGCTGGGGATATCGCCGCTACAAAGGCATGCTCGAAAAGCAACGCGCCGCGATTGCTGCCGCAAAAGCATCGACGGGCTCCCCCGCTGAGCAGGCCGGCGTGTTCGATCCGTTTGCCAAGCAGGCGGCAGAGAACGGAGAAGAGCAGGGTGTCGACTTCGATCCCGAGACGGAACAGCACGCAGGAATTGTGTTGGGGATTGGTATCACGGGGATTCGGCTCGCTGATGGTTCGGATCACTTTCTCGCCTTGCCTGGCGACGACGTGAAGGTGAGCTTCCCAGGCGTGTCGAAGCCTCCCAAGGCGATCAGCGAGTTATACACGATCGTCGATTATTACGAGAGCAAGATGAACGAGTACGACGCGAACTTCGCATTCGTGCCGTTGCGAGCTTTGCAGGAGAGCCGCGGGCTGGTGGATCCGACGACCGGCATCGGCAAGTTCTCTTCAATTCAGATCAAGCTGAAAGAAGGAGCGAACGCAGAAGCCGTGCGCGATCGGCTGCGTGAGGTCTTCCCGGCTGAGTTGTACGTCGTGAGCACCTGGCGCGATAAGCAGGGGCCACTGTTAGCCGCGGTACAAATGGAAACGGCTGTACTCAACGTCTTGCTGTTCATGATCATTGCCGTGGCCGGTTTTGGCATCTTGGCGATCTTCTACATGATTGTCGTCGAAAAGACACGCGACATTGGGATTCTGAAATCGCTAGGTGCTTCGGGCTCGGGCGTGATGGGAATCTTCCTGACCTATGGCTTTAGCCTAGGGTTGGTTGGGGCTGGGGCCGGTTTCATTCTCGGCTGGTTGTTCGTTCGCTATATCAATGAGATTGCTGACGGGCTCGGGAAGCTGACGGGCACGCCTGTGTTTGATCCTTCGGTCTATTACTTCTACAAGATCCCCACAATCGTCCAACCGTTTACGGTGGCGTGGATTCTCATCGGCGCGGTATTGATTGCCGTGACGGCCAGTATTCTCCCGGCGCGTAGAGCGGCGCGGCTTCATCCTGTGAAGGCACTTCGTTACGAATAG
- the rpmG gene encoding 50S ribosomal protein L33 — translation MAKKSGGKRKKKVEVVFLVCEETGDYNYTIRRKMGGEKLKLKKYCPRLRKHTMHTEKKK, via the coding sequence ATGGCCAAGAAAAGCGGCGGCAAACGCAAAAAGAAAGTCGAAGTTGTCTTCCTCGTTTGCGAAGAGACCGGCGACTACAACTACACGATTCGCCGAAAAATGGGCGGCGAAAAGCTGAAGCTCAAGAAGTATTGCCCACGGCTACGCAAGCATACGATGCACACAGAGAAGAAAAAGTAA
- a CDS encoding ABC transporter ATP-binding protein: protein MSSTLASSPLSHAKVAPRANPFRLVTSDNNDAMAKPMSGGCLGCRGLFKSYQKATVGIPVLQGVDFSVNEGEFVAIIGQSGSGKSTLLHLLGTLDKPDAGEVLFEGNRIDNLPAASRDLLRNRYFGMIFQAYHLLPELSALENVLAPVYIAESTIGYWRNRKRYRQRAIELLELVGLSDRAKHKPSELSGGEMQRTAIARALMLEPSVLLADEPTGNLDRSTGEQVMQTLRELNQRQNLTIIMVTHDPWIAEQADRTVQIAEGRIVG from the coding sequence ATGAGTAGCACACTCGCTAGTAGTCCATTGAGCCACGCGAAGGTTGCGCCGCGAGCAAACCCATTTCGGCTGGTCACCAGTGACAACAACGACGCGATGGCTAAGCCGATGAGCGGTGGTTGTTTGGGGTGTCGTGGGCTGTTTAAGAGCTACCAGAAGGCCACGGTTGGGATCCCTGTGCTGCAGGGCGTGGACTTCAGCGTGAACGAAGGTGAGTTTGTCGCCATCATCGGCCAGAGTGGTAGCGGAAAGAGTACGTTGTTGCATTTGCTGGGAACACTCGACAAGCCGGACGCAGGTGAGGTTCTATTCGAGGGCAACCGCATTGATAACCTTCCCGCGGCGAGTCGCGATCTTTTGCGGAACCGTTACTTTGGGATGATCTTCCAGGCATATCATTTGTTGCCGGAGTTGTCGGCTTTGGAGAATGTGCTCGCCCCCGTGTACATTGCCGAATCGACCATCGGTTATTGGAGAAACCGCAAACGGTACCGTCAGCGGGCGATTGAGTTGCTGGAGCTTGTGGGCCTTTCCGACCGAGCGAAGCACAAGCCGAGTGAGCTTTCCGGGGGCGAAATGCAACGGACGGCCATTGCCCGGGCGTTGATGCTAGAGCCCTCCGTCTTGCTAGCGGATGAACCGACCGGAAACCTCGATCGTTCGACCGGCGAGCAGGTCATGCAAACCCTTCGCGAGTTGAATCAGCGGCAGAACCTCACTATCATCATGGTGACGCACGACCCGTGGATTGCCGAGCAGGCTGACCGCACGGTGCAGATTGCCGAGGGTCGGATTGTGGGATAG
- the ilvE gene encoding branched-chain-amino-acid transaminase encodes MSRQVSINGKLVPQEQATVSVFDHGLLYGDGVFEGMRIYGGKVFRHEQHITRLYESARAICLEIPISQADMQAQVDATVKANGLEDGYVRLLVTRGAGTLGLDPNRCSNPQIIVIADKIALYPQEYYDHGLELITSSVIRNHPAALSPRIKSLNYLNNILAKIEGLKAGCVEALMLNHKGEVAECTGDNLFLVKHGRLLTPPLNAGILEGITRNAVLELAREAGMDVAETSLTKHDVYVADECFLTGSAAEVVPVVKVDDRVIGDGKPGPMTLDLKKRFHELVRS; translated from the coding sequence ATGTCTCGCCAAGTCTCGATCAACGGTAAGCTCGTCCCTCAAGAACAGGCGACCGTAAGCGTCTTTGATCATGGCTTGCTTTACGGTGACGGCGTGTTCGAAGGGATGCGGATTTACGGTGGGAAGGTGTTTCGGCATGAGCAGCACATCACGCGGCTTTATGAATCGGCCCGCGCGATATGTTTGGAAATCCCGATCAGCCAAGCGGACATGCAGGCCCAGGTGGATGCCACAGTGAAAGCGAACGGGCTAGAAGATGGCTACGTCCGACTGTTGGTCACACGCGGTGCGGGGACTCTGGGGCTCGACCCCAACCGTTGTAGCAATCCTCAAATCATTGTGATCGCTGACAAGATCGCCCTCTATCCGCAAGAGTATTACGACCACGGGTTGGAACTGATCACAAGCAGCGTGATTCGCAACCACCCAGCAGCGCTTAGCCCACGGATCAAATCGCTCAATTACCTGAACAATATCCTCGCGAAGATCGAAGGATTGAAGGCTGGTTGTGTCGAAGCCCTGATGCTCAACCACAAGGGTGAAGTCGCCGAATGCACCGGCGACAACTTGTTTCTAGTGAAACATGGCCGACTGCTGACGCCGCCACTCAATGCGGGCATTCTCGAAGGCATCACCCGCAATGCCGTGCTAGAACTTGCCCGCGAAGCGGGGATGGACGTGGCGGAAACTTCTCTCACCAAGCACGACGTTTACGTCGCCGATGAGTGCTTCCTGACCGGCAGCGCTGCTGAAGTGGTGCCCGTGGTGAAAGTTGATGACCGGGTGATCGGTGATGGTAAGCCGGGGCCAATGACGCTTGATCTGAAGAAGCGGTTTCATGAGTTGGTGCGTAGCTGA
- the recJ gene encoding single-stranded-DNA-specific exonuclease RecJ yields MPKRWRIHRHDPSRVAELERSAGVSTVVAQLLIARGISQPDEAKLFLAPKLTGLRDPDLLPGNTRAAEILWGAVQANSRIVVYGDYDADGMTATAILYRCLRLLNADVHYYVPNRIDEGYSLNTEAIRSLAAQKTDLIVTVDCGIASLAEADLAAELGMTLIVTDHHQCAERLPQAAAIIHPGLPDSDYPFPGLCGAAVAFKLAWALAQQASGEKKVTDRMRNFLLQAVGLAALGTVADVVPLVDENRILVHHGLNSLTHSPPLGLEALIKVTKLNEKRQLEGEHLGFQLAPRLNAAGRLGQAEIGVELLTTDDPTRAEKLAHYLDELNEERKSLERSMLLAADKQAKEKFDPENDPALVLSSHDWHPGVIGIVAGRLAEKYNLPTILIAGDPLGVKPGIGSARSARGLNLHQALAACDDLLESHGGHAAAAGLKITEAKIPEFRRQFFEVVRQEISSEDRLAELSVDAETALNCLTQQTVQQIESLAPFGHGNHRPVLSASNVRLSEAPKRIGGGGRHLSMTFDQHGVKIRAVAFGGGDWCDELAAINGELSIAFRPVINHFRGRANVEIHLDDWQIEQNGEV; encoded by the coding sequence ATGCCCAAGCGCTGGCGAATTCATCGGCACGATCCTTCCCGCGTGGCGGAGTTGGAGCGTTCCGCGGGGGTCTCGACCGTCGTCGCGCAGTTGCTCATCGCTCGCGGAATCAGCCAGCCTGATGAGGCAAAGCTTTTCTTAGCACCAAAGCTCACGGGTCTTCGTGACCCAGACCTGTTGCCAGGCAATACTAGAGCAGCAGAAATCTTATGGGGTGCGGTTCAGGCGAACTCACGCATCGTCGTCTACGGCGATTACGACGCCGACGGCATGACCGCCACGGCAATTCTCTATCGCTGCCTCCGCCTGCTCAACGCCGACGTTCACTACTACGTGCCCAACCGCATTGATGAAGGCTACAGCCTCAACACGGAAGCGATTCGCTCACTTGCCGCGCAGAAAACTGACCTGATCGTCACCGTCGATTGCGGCATCGCCAGTCTTGCCGAAGCAGACTTGGCGGCGGAACTAGGCATGACGCTGATCGTCACGGACCACCATCAGTGCGCCGAGCGACTGCCGCAAGCCGCTGCCATCATTCACCCGGGCCTTCCTGACAGCGATTATCCTTTTCCTGGTCTGTGCGGAGCAGCCGTCGCTTTCAAACTCGCTTGGGCACTCGCACAACAAGCGAGCGGCGAAAAGAAAGTCACTGACCGCATGCGCAACTTTCTCCTGCAAGCGGTCGGCCTTGCGGCACTGGGAACGGTCGCCGACGTCGTACCGCTCGTCGATGAGAACCGCATCCTCGTCCACCACGGACTAAACAGCCTCACGCATTCGCCGCCGTTGGGGCTGGAAGCCTTGATCAAGGTCACCAAGCTCAACGAAAAACGCCAACTCGAAGGGGAACATCTCGGCTTTCAACTGGCACCGCGATTGAATGCCGCGGGGAGACTTGGGCAGGCAGAAATCGGCGTGGAACTGTTGACCACCGACGACCCCACCAGAGCAGAAAAGCTCGCCCATTATCTGGACGAGTTGAACGAGGAACGCAAGTCGCTTGAACGCAGTATGCTGCTCGCGGCGGACAAACAGGCCAAAGAGAAATTCGATCCAGAGAACGACCCGGCACTCGTCCTCTCCAGCCACGACTGGCACCCGGGCGTCATCGGAATTGTCGCGGGACGCCTGGCCGAAAAGTACAACCTGCCCACGATCCTCATCGCCGGCGATCCGCTCGGCGTGAAGCCGGGAATTGGCTCTGCACGGAGCGCCCGCGGGTTGAATCTGCACCAAGCTCTGGCCGCTTGTGATGATCTACTCGAGTCTCATGGCGGTCATGCTGCTGCTGCCGGCTTGAAAATCACCGAGGCAAAAATCCCCGAGTTCCGCCGCCAGTTCTTCGAGGTCGTCCGTCAAGAAATCTCCAGCGAGGATCGCCTCGCCGAACTGAGCGTCGATGCTGAGACGGCGCTTAATTGTCTCACTCAGCAAACCGTCCAGCAAATCGAAAGCCTCGCCCCCTTCGGCCACGGCAACCACCGCCCGGTACTCAGTGCTAGCAACGTCCGACTTTCTGAAGCCCCGAAACGGATCGGCGGCGGCGGACGGCATCTCTCAATGACCTTCGACCAGCACGGCGTGAAAATCCGCGCTGTCGCCTTCGGCGGCGGCGACTGGTGCGATGAGCTGGCAGCAATCAACGGGGAGCTTTCTATCGCTTTCCGACCGGTGATCAACCACTTCCGTGGGCGGGCGAACGTGGAGATTCATCTGGACGATTGGCAAATCGAACAGAATGGCGAAGTGTGA
- a CDS encoding M48 family metallopeptidase, producing the protein MTHQHLEAAFDKKLKKNRPSIAYRIGIMLAAMTMVGLVAVYLLLIAVCCYGVYYHFVNHTGMLQMRGGGRARVLVFLVYAAPGIIGPIIIFFLIKPLLARPAKVERFRSLNRDREPLLFDFVEKVCKAVGSPVPKRIDIDCDVNASASFRRGFLSFLGRDLVLTIGLPVVAGLSLREFGGVLAHEFGHFSQGAGMRLSYVVRSISSWFMRVVYERDQWDETLSSATEDVDIRVGWIILVAQGGVALGRGVLWVLMHIGVGVSGLLLRQMEFDADRCETRFAGHKAFASTSRKMRLLSVASELSNAQIFEHLGSRRLVKDLPALILLNTKMMPPNIADEIVGEALKEKTNWYDTHPCDADRIKAAEKLGDEGAFSLKAPAAALFTDFKGQSEATTWHLYMGTFGANVPKDSLVGPREYITASKAGWAEA; encoded by the coding sequence TTGACTCATCAGCACTTGGAAGCGGCCTTTGATAAAAAGCTGAAGAAGAACCGACCCTCGATTGCCTACCGCATTGGAATTATGCTTGCTGCGATGACAATGGTCGGACTAGTCGCGGTCTATCTCTTGTTGATCGCCGTCTGCTGTTACGGGGTCTACTATCACTTCGTCAACCACACGGGAATGCTCCAGATGCGTGGCGGCGGTCGCGCGAGGGTGCTGGTGTTCCTGGTTTATGCTGCACCGGGCATTATTGGACCAATCATCATCTTTTTTCTTATCAAGCCGTTGCTTGCAAGACCGGCCAAGGTTGAACGGTTTCGTTCGCTCAATCGTGATAGGGAGCCCCTGTTGTTTGACTTCGTCGAGAAGGTCTGCAAAGCGGTCGGTTCGCCTGTTCCGAAGCGAATTGATATTGATTGCGATGTGAACGCCTCGGCTTCGTTCCGCCGTGGATTCTTGAGTTTCTTGGGTAGAGACTTGGTCCTGACAATTGGTTTGCCAGTGGTTGCCGGATTGTCACTACGAGAGTTTGGTGGCGTGCTTGCTCACGAGTTTGGCCATTTTTCGCAGGGTGCGGGGATGCGGCTGTCGTATGTTGTTCGCTCCATTTCGTCTTGGTTTATGCGGGTGGTTTACGAGCGCGACCAATGGGATGAGACTCTTTCTTCTGCCACCGAAGATGTAGATATCCGGGTCGGATGGATCATCTTAGTTGCCCAAGGAGGTGTGGCTCTTGGACGTGGCGTGCTATGGGTTCTCATGCATATCGGGGTCGGGGTAAGCGGATTATTGCTGCGGCAAATGGAGTTTGACGCAGACCGGTGCGAAACACGTTTCGCGGGGCACAAGGCCTTCGCTTCCACGTCGCGGAAAATGCGCCTGCTCAGTGTCGCCTCGGAACTATCAAATGCCCAGATTTTCGAACACCTTGGCAGCCGCCGACTTGTGAAAGACTTGCCAGCATTAATCCTCCTCAACACCAAGATGATGCCTCCGAATATCGCCGATGAAATCGTTGGCGAGGCTCTCAAGGAGAAGACGAACTGGTACGATACGCACCCGTGTGACGCTGATCGGATTAAGGCTGCCGAGAAGTTGGGCGACGAGGGGGCGTTCAGCTTGAAAGCTCCGGCCGCAGCCTTATTCACGGACTTCAAAGGTCAGTCCGAGGCGACCACTTGGCACCTTTACATGGGGACCTTTGGGGCCAATGTGCCGAAAGATTCGCTTGTTGGGCCAAGGGAGTATATCACGGCGTCGAAGGCGGGTTGGGCTGAGGCCTAG